A window from Nothobranchius furzeri strain GRZ-AD chromosome 17, NfurGRZ-RIMD1, whole genome shotgun sequence encodes these proteins:
- the LOC107393845 gene encoding arrestin domain-containing protein 3, whose protein sequence is MSPIENLSLTCDSANNTFSEGDTIVGMLSFNLTKDTKVKGIFVKAKGDAHVQWSEGSGDDERSYSARKRYFKVKEYLVTEKAEGNVLSKGTHHFKFKMTIPEGNMPSSFKGAHGSIVYKLEAKISRKWRWSTTVEREINFLSKSIRHVCQIKCPQSGSVNKKLGVFSKKEVQMSASVNRDVCSPGDTLSAFAKICNSSSKSMRPKFSLQQRTVYRAGSSTNTTHNTLFKAVGDPIEPNSEITSTCQIEVPRTAIYSIDNCEILSVEYYVKVYLDISFAFDPEVVFPLHLSPRSPASEDLGSDVPCAGPSYSDFCPPAYPNCLNPGAAGPDACEYPAPDPALQVNMPSGFNDRWPTNPTPYGFVAAACESPLPPVVPYGAQQEPPSYMSLFPNNNDASGWGETEKIG, encoded by the exons ATGTCTCCGATAGAAAACCTTTCACTTACATGTGACTCTGCGAATAATACTTTTTCTGAAGGAGATACAATTGTTGGAATGTTGTCTTTCAACCTGACCAAAGACACCAAAGTTAAGGGCATTTTTGTCAAAGCGAAAGGGGACGCGCACGTACAATGGAGCGAAGGGAGCGGGGATGACGAGCGATCCTACAGCGCACGCAAGAGATATTTTAAAGTTAAAGAATACCTGGTGACAGAAAAGGCTGAAG GTAATGTTCTTTCAAAAGGGACCCATCATTTCAAATTCAAGATGACAATCCCTGAAGG GAATATGCCATCATCCTTTAAGGGGGCACATGGGAGTATTGTCTACAAACTTGAAGCGAAGATATCCAGGAAGTGGCGGTGGTCAACAACAGTGGAGAGGGAAATAAATTTTCTTTCTAAGTCCATTCGGCATGTGTGTCAGATAAAG TGTCCTCAGTCTGGGTCAGTCAATAAAAAATTGGGAGTTTTCTCCAAGAAAGAAGTCCAAATGTCTGCTTCTGTCAACAGAGACGTTTGCTCTCCAG GTGACACTTTATCTGCTTTTGCCAAAATCTGCAACTCGTCGTCTAAGTCAATGAGACCCAAATTCAGTTTACAGCAGAGAACAGTGTACCGTGCGGGAAGTTCCACTAACACCACCCACAACACTTTATTCAAAGCGGTTGGGGACCCCATCGAACCAAACTCTGAGATAACATCCACCTGCCAAATAGAGGTTCCTCGAACAGCTATCTACAGCATCGATAACTGTGAAATTCTCTCAGTTGAATATTATGTCAAG GTATATTTGGACATCAGCTTCGCCTTTGATCCTGAGGTGGTGTTTCCTCTGCACTTGTCTCCTCGTAGCCCTGCTAGTGAGGATCTGGGGTCAGATGTACCGTGTGCTGGCCCAAGTTACAGTGACTTCTGTCCTCCAGCCTACCCTAATTGCCTCAATCCTGGAGCTGCAGGCCCAGATGCATGTGAATACCCAGCACCAGATCCAGCTCTGCAAGTAAACATGCCAAGTGGCTTCAATGATAGGTGGCCAACAAATCCCACTCCATACGGCTTTGTAGCTGCTGCTTGTGAGTCTCCATTACCTCCTGTTGTTCCGTATGGGGCTCAACAGGAACCCCCATCATATATGTCCCTTTTCCCCAATAATAATGacgcaagtggctggggagaaacaGAAAAGATAGGATAA